TGGTGAGGGCACGCGTATCAATTCCTGAAATACCAGGAATTTTCTTGGCTTTCAAAAATTCATCCAAGGTCATTTGATTACGCCAGTTACTTGCTCTACGCGCTTCTTCAAAAACAACGACTCCCTTACAAGTTGGAATAATGGATTCGTAATCATCACGGTTGATTCCATAATTTCCTACCAAAGGATAAGTAAAGGTCAAGATTTGTCCATTATAAGACTGGTCTGTAATGGATTCTTGGTAGCCGGTCATGCCTGTATTAAAGACGATTTCGCCTGTAACATCAATATCTGCTCCGAAGGCTTTGCCTTCAAAAACTGTGCCATCTTCTAATACTAGAAGTCTTTTTGTCATATTTTCACCTCTCGTGGACGCTCACTGGCGTCTTTTAACGTCTTGTGTTTTAGTTGGCGTTTCTACTCGCCAGTACGGATTCTAAGATTGCCATTCGAACAAAGACACCATTGGTCATTTGTTGGACAATCCGTGATTTTGGTGCTTCAACCAAGTGGTCTGCGATTTCTACATCACGGTTGACTGGAGCTGGGTGCATGAGGATTGCTGTTTCTTTCAAACGGTCATAACGTTCTTGAGTCAAGCCATGTTGGGCATGGTAGTCTTCTTTTGAAAAGACAGCTCCACTATCATGGCGTTCATGTTGCACACGGAGAAACATCATGACATCCACCTGATCAATGATTTCATCAATGGTTACAAACTGTCCATAATCTGCAAACTCTTGACTTCTCCATTCCTCAGGTCCAGCAAAATAAAGTTCAGCTCCCAAGCGTTTCAAAATCTGCATATTGGATTTAGCAACGCGTGAGTGGTCCAAGTCACCTGCAATCGCAACCTTGAGACCCTCAAAGTGACCAAATTCCTCATAAATAGTCATCAAATCAAGCAAGCTCTGGCTAGGGTGTTGACCCGAACCATCTCCACCATTGATGATGGAAGTCGTAATCGTCGGACTTGCAATTAACTCTCTGTAGTAGTCAACCTCAGGGTGGCGAATCACACAGACATCCACTCCTAAAGCAGACAGAGTCAAAATGGTATCATAAAGTGTCTCACCCTTATTGACTGAACTAGTCTTCACATCAAAGTCAAGTCGCTCCAATCCCAGTTTAATCTCTGCCACTTCAAAGGACTTATGCGTTCGTGTAGAATCCTCAAAGAAAAGATTGGAAACAATCGGATGGTCCTCATAGGGAAGCTGAGCTCCATTTTTAAACTCAATTCCTCGCTTGATCAATTTCATCACTTGATCGACAGTGAGGTCTTCCATGGACACCACATGGTTTAATGCTTGTTGATTTACTGACATGGCTACTCCTTTAGCTTTCTAAGCTTCTTCAGTAATCAGAACTCTATCTTGGCCATCAAGTTCTGCCATCTCTACGATGATTTCTTCAGAACGACTGGTTGGGATGTTTTTTCCAACGTAATCTGGACGGATTGGCAATTCTCTATGTCCACGATCGACTAGAACTGCTAAACTCACGCGCGCAGGACGACCATGACCTACAATATTATCAATAGCAGCACGGATGGTACGACCTGTATAGAGCACATCATCCACCAAGATAACTTCGCGGTCTGTCACATCGACAGAAACCAAAGAAGTATCTTCTCCACTTTTAACATCATCACGGAAAGGTTTAGTATCCAATTCCACAACAGGAACTGAAAGATTTTCTAGCTGTTCCAAACGTTCTTGGATTCGGTGGGCGATAAAGACACCACGAGTTTTAATACCAGCCAAGACGATTTTATTCAAATCTTTGTTGCGTTCGATAATCTCATAAGTAATACGCGTAATCGCTCGTTTGACAGTCAATTCGTCTACAACTTCTTTTGCCTTCATGACAAACCTCCAAAAAGAAAAGTCTCCTTAAACAAGGAGACTTGAAATGTATAGCCAAGCGAGCCCTACTGCAAACAGTATAGACTTCACCCTACTACTTAATCGTTCTCCTTGCCTGCCTCACGGGACAGGTTTAAAGGAATATTTAGTTATCAAATACTATAGCACAAAGCATGCTTAAAATCAAGCAAAAACTTTTGAAACCCCATCTTATAAATTGCTTATAAATTGCTAAAGTCATATAACTGTGGGTACTGGTCACACTCTGGATTTTTAGGATGGCAAATGGCTCTTCCAAAATAAATCATGGCCTGATGGGCAGCTAACCACTGCTCCGGTGGCAAGATATCCATGACCCGCTTTTCCACCTCAAGCGGTGTCGCTGATTTTTTGACAATATCGTGGTGTTTGCAGATACGCTCCACATGAGTATCCACTGCAAAGGCTGGAATCCCAAAGCCCACACTCATGACAACATTGGCTGTCTTGCGACCAACTCCTGCAAGACTTTCCAATTCCTCACGTGTTTGAGGAACTTGGCCATCAAAATCATCTAGTAACTGTTGGGCACATTTTTTAAGGAATTTAGCCTTATTCCGATACAGTCCCAGGCGAGAAATGTGTGAAGCAATCTCACTCTCTGTCGCTACAGACATGGCTTGTGGCGTTGGAAAGGCAGCAAAGAGACCTGGTGTAGCCTTATTTACCGCTGCATCCGTTGTCTGAGCTGACAACATGACCGCAACTAGTAGTTCAAAATGATTGGTAAAATCAAGACTGGGCTTGGCATCTGGAAACAGAGCAATTATTTCTTCCAGCACTTTTCGTGCTCGTTTTTTTGACAAGACCATTATTCGTCTCCGTCAAATAGTCCTTGTAAGCCAGCAAAAGGACTGTTTTCTTCTTTCTTAACTGCCTGTTGAGCTTGGTATTCTTCTTCTGTCATGATTTGCCAGTCATTTCCTGAAACAAATCCTTGACCAGCCTCTTCTTCAGCCGTCAAGACCTTGATAGGAATGTTGAGAAGGATATTATCTGACACGCTCTCAGCAAGGTCAAGTTCTCCATTTTCGATAGGCAAGACCAAATCATCGTCTAAAACTTCCTGATCTAGTTGGTTAGTTGCACCTTCCATGAAAACTTCCGTTACTGGATAAGATTCAACTAACTCAACTGGTTCCATACTGCGACTTGAAGCAAGAACAATGGTATAAGATAGTTGATAATCTAAGAAATACATACGGTCTTCGTACTGTACTTTCCCAACTGCAAGGATATCTTTTACATCTAAAATTTCTTGATTGCGTGCACGCAGGTCTGCAGCTAGGTCTAACGTTTGTTCAAAATGCAAGCCTTCAGACTGCTTACGAATTTCTTGAATATTTAATTTCATACTTCCTCCATAAAGATTTACTCTCTTGATTATACCATGAAAAGCCTACAAATCAGCCCACCAAACTTTTTAATTAACATTCGATTTTTTAACATGTTTACTATGACATTTTTTAGTGCCATACTATAGGCAATAATACATCAGAGCAAGGAGGATGCTCACATGAAAGACAAAGAACTCATTACTAATGCAACCCAACTCCTATCCGAGTTAAATAAAAGTTTCCAAAGCTGCAAACAGGGTAGGGCAGATGATATTCGACTGCAAGAGCTGCTAAACACTACTCTGCAAGAGCTCAAAAAAGCGGAAAAGTTGGACAACAGTATTTTAATCGACCTTGAGAAATTTTACCAACGTACCAGTCTTCTGATTGGTCTTGGTAGCCTAAAACTGAATGATCAAGCACGCACTGCTTGGCGAAACTATGATAAATTCCATTACGAGCATATCAAACACGTACTGACTCTCTATGGACCTGTTTTCGGATTTTAGAGATTAGAATTGTCAGTTTTCTGTTGACAAAATTTCCTTAAAGGTATAGGATAAAGATACTAATACTCGGAGGTAAGGGAGACATGAACAACTAAGTCTATCAAATAAAGAAACTTTATTTAGTAGATCTTGTTTTTGTCTCTTTTTGTGTGCTCTTTTCATACTAGATTTTCTAGTATCTTATCCTCATTGAAAATCAAAAAACTAGAAGGCTAACCATCTGCTCCTCTTGAGTTGGATTAGGCAATCCTAAGCTAGTTTGACGAGCTTTTCAACGAGGATAATAGAGTTTTGACAGTGACTTTGGGCTCTACTAGATAAAGTAGAGCTTTTTGTTATGCACTATCGACATTCTAGAAAGGGCAATCATATGATAAAAATCAATCACCTGACCATCACACAAAACAAAGATTTACGAGACCTTGTCTCAGACTTAAACATGACCATCCAAGACGGGGAAAAGATAGCTATTATTGGAGAGGAAGGAAATGGCAAATCAACCTTGATTAAAACTTTAATGGGAGAAACTTTACCTGATTTCACTATCAGGGGAGACATTCAATCTGATTATCAATCAATAGCCTACATTCCTCAAAAACTCCCCGAAGAGCTGAAAAAGAAAAGTCTACACGACTACTTCTTTTTGGATTTTGCTGATTTAGACTACAGTATCCTCTATCGTTTGGCTGAGGAGTTACACTTTGATAGCAACCGTTTCGCTAGCGTTCAAGAGATTGGAAGCCTTTCGGGGGGCGAAGCTTTGAAAATTCAGCTCATCCATGAGTTAGCCAAACCCTTTGAGATTCTATTTTTAGATGAACCTTCAAATGACCTAGACCTTGAGACGGTTGATTGGCTAAAAAGTCAGATTCGAAAGATTCGGCAAACCGTTATTTTCATTTCCCATGATGAAGACTTTCTTTCTGAAACGGCTGATACTATTGTCCACTTGCGACTGGTCAAGCACCGTAAAGAAGCGGAAACGCTAGTAGAGCATTTAGACTATGATAGCTATAGCGACCAGAGAAAGGCTAATTTTATAAAACAAAGCCAACAAGCTGCTAACGACCAACGAGCCTACGATAAAACCATGGAAAAACATCGGCGAGTCAAGCAAAATGTAGAAACTGCGCTTCGAGCTACCAAAGACAGTACTGCTGGGCGCCTATTAGCTAAAAAGATGAAAAATGTTCTCTCTCAAGAAAAACGCATTGAAAAGACAGCTAAGTCCATGACCCAAAAACCACTTGAAGAAGAACACATTCAACTTTTCTTCTCAGATATACAGCCATTACCTGCTTCTAAAGTCTTAATCCAGCTGGAAAAAGAAAATTTATCCATTGACGACCGAGTTTTGGCTCGAGAACTACAACTAACTGTCCGTGGCCAAGAAAAAATCGGTATCATCGGCCAAAATGGTGTTGGTAAATCAACTCTGTTAGCCAAGTTACAGCAACTTCTTAATGATAAAAGAGAAATTTCGCTTGGTTATATGCCACAAGATTACCATAAGAAACTGCAATTAGATTTATCTCCAGTAGCCTATCTCAGCAAAGCTGGGGAAAAAGAGGAACTACAGAAAATCCAATCCTACTTAGCCAGCCTCAATTTCAGTTACCCAGAAATGCAGCATCAAATCCGCTCCTTATCTGGCGGACAACAGGGAAAACTCCTGCTTTTGGATTTAGTCTTACGCAAACCAAACTTTCTCCTACTGGATGAACCCACACGAAACTTTTCTCCAACTTCTCAACCCGAAATTAGAAAACTCTTTGCAACCTATCCAGGCGGTATCATCACTGTTTCGCATGACCGTCGTTTCTTAAAAGAGGTCTGTTCGACTATCTATCGCTTGACAGAACACGGTTTGGATGTAGTTAATTTAGACAATTTATAAATTTGCAACATAGCAGATAGGTGGGGCAAAAACACAATTTTAGGAGAAGAGAAAGTAAATCTTCCCACAATAAAACGCATAATATCAAGTTTTTTTCACACCTGATATTATGCGTTTTTCAGATTTTAAAGGCTTTTTCCCAGCCTTCATTTTACATATGTTTTAAACGTTCAATACGTTCTGAGATAGGTGGGTGGGTATAAAAGAGTTTTTGGAACCCTCCACCTTTCTTGGGATCATTGATATAAAGTGCACTGCTGGCGTCATCAACATGGTGATGCATCGGCTCGCTATTGTCCAACTTACGTAGAGCATTGATCATTCCTTGAGGATTGCGGGTCAACTCGACACTGGAAGCATCAGCTAGGAATTCCCTCTGGCGGGAAATAGCTAGTTGCACCAAGGTTGCAGCAAGAGGTGCCAGCACAATAGCTAGTAGAGAAACCACGAGCATAATGATTTCTAAGCCATTTCCGTCACGATCATCGTCATTTCGTCTGCGACCTGCCCCACCCCACCACATCATACGACCTGCCATACTAGAAAGCATGGTGATAGCACTGGCAAGGGCAACAGCAATTGTCGAAATGCGGATATCATAATTACGAATATGACTAACTTCATGCCCCATAACAGCTTCTAGTTCTTCACGATTCATGATAGCGAGGAGACCTGACGTCGCAGCAACCGCCGCATTTTGAGGATTAGAACCTGTCGCAAAGGCATTTAAAGAAGAATCCTCAATGATGAAAACACGGGGCATAGGAATCTGAGCCACCATAGCCATATCTTCCACTACATGGTAGAGGTCTGGTGCCGTTTGCTCATCAACTTCACGCGCGCCATTCATGGACATGACAATCTCTGTTGATTGAAAAATCATAGACATGGCATAGATAAATCCGATAATCAGTGCAATAACCAAACCGCCAAGCCCAGATCGCATGAAGAGGTAACCAACTGCATAGCCAACCAGAGCTAAGAGTAGGAAAAATACCAGCAACAAAATCCAGGTTCTTCGTTTATTGCTTGCAATTTGATCAAACAACATCTTAGTCACCTAAACCGCTAAAATCAACTTTAGGAACT
The Streptococcus toyakuensis genome window above contains:
- the nth gene encoding endonuclease III; translated protein: MVLSKKRARKVLEEIIALFPDAKPSLDFTNHFELLVAVMLSAQTTDAAVNKATPGLFAAFPTPQAMSVATESEIASHISRLGLYRNKAKFLKKCAQQLLDDFDGQVPQTREELESLAGVGRKTANVVMSVGFGIPAFAVDTHVERICKHHDIVKKSATPLEVEKRVMDILPPEQWLAAHQAMIYFGRAICHPKNPECDQYPQLYDFSNL
- the pyrR gene encoding bifunctional pyr operon transcriptional regulator/uracil phosphoribosyltransferase PyrR produces the protein MKAKEVVDELTVKRAITRITYEIIERNKDLNKIVLAGIKTRGVFIAHRIQERLEQLENLSVPVVELDTKPFRDDVKSGEDTSLVSVDVTDREVILVDDVLYTGRTIRAAIDNIVGHGRPARVSLAVLVDRGHRELPIRPDYVGKNIPTSRSEEIIVEMAELDGQDRVLITEEA
- a CDS encoding aspartate carbamoyltransferase catalytic subunit — its product is MSVNQQALNHVVSMEDLTVDQVMKLIKRGIEFKNGAQLPYEDHPIVSNLFFEDSTRTHKSFEVAEIKLGLERLDFDVKTSSVNKGETLYDTILTLSALGVDVCVIRHPEVDYYRELIASPTITTSIINGGDGSGQHPSQSLLDLMTIYEEFGHFEGLKVAIAGDLDHSRVAKSNMQILKRLGAELYFAGPEEWRSQEFADYGQFVTIDEIIDQVDVMMFLRVQHERHDSGAVFSKEDYHAQHGLTQERYDRLKETAILMHPAPVNRDVEIADHLVEAPKSRIVQQMTNGVFVRMAILESVLASRNAN
- the htpX gene encoding zinc metalloprotease HtpX; protein product: MLFDQIASNKRRTWILLLVFFLLLALVGYAVGYLFMRSGLGGLVIALIIGFIYAMSMIFQSTEIVMSMNGAREVDEQTAPDLYHVVEDMAMVAQIPMPRVFIIEDSSLNAFATGSNPQNAAVAATSGLLAIMNREELEAVMGHEVSHIRNYDIRISTIAVALASAITMLSSMAGRMMWWGGAGRRRNDDDRDGNGLEIIMLVVSLLAIVLAPLAATLVQLAISRQREFLADASSVELTRNPQGMINALRKLDNSEPMHHHVDDASSALYINDPKKGGGFQKLFYTHPPISERIERLKHM
- a CDS encoding ATP-binding cassette domain-containing protein, producing the protein MHYRHSRKGNHMIKINHLTITQNKDLRDLVSDLNMTIQDGEKIAIIGEEGNGKSTLIKTLMGETLPDFTIRGDIQSDYQSIAYIPQKLPEELKKKSLHDYFFLDFADLDYSILYRLAEELHFDSNRFASVQEIGSLSGGEALKIQLIHELAKPFEILFLDEPSNDLDLETVDWLKSQIRKIRQTVIFISHDEDFLSETADTIVHLRLVKHRKEAETLVEHLDYDSYSDQRKANFIKQSQQAANDQRAYDKTMEKHRRVKQNVETALRATKDSTAGRLLAKKMKNVLSQEKRIEKTAKSMTQKPLEEEHIQLFFSDIQPLPASKVLIQLEKENLSIDDRVLARELQLTVRGQEKIGIIGQNGVGKSTLLAKLQQLLNDKREISLGYMPQDYHKKLQLDLSPVAYLSKAGEKEELQKIQSYLASLNFSYPEMQHQIRSLSGGQQGKLLLLDLVLRKPNFLLLDEPTRNFSPTSQPEIRKLFATYPGGIITVSHDRRFLKEVCSTIYRLTEHGLDVVNLDNL
- a CDS encoding YceD family protein, producing the protein MKLNIQEIRKQSEGLHFEQTLDLAADLRARNQEILDVKDILAVGKVQYEDRMYFLDYQLSYTIVLASSRSMEPVELVESYPVTEVFMEGATNQLDQEVLDDDLVLPIENGELDLAESVSDNILLNIPIKVLTAEEEAGQGFVSGNDWQIMTEEEYQAQQAVKKEENSPFAGLQGLFDGDE